In Runella sp. SP2, the genomic window AATTGCTACCGTGTTTCCTTTCATGGCTTTATCGACCGAAGCGCCCGAATCGAGGCGAATTTCTTCGACGGTGGTTTCTACGTAGCCCGTAGTGGGGCCTGTTACGATGAGTTTGTCGCCCACTTTTACGTCGTGACTTTCAAGGACAAATTCACCCACACCCACACGTTCAAAATACTTGATGCCCTTGCCAATGTACAGTTTTTTCTGGGTAGCTACGGAGCCATATTGGTTGCTCCATTCTCCCATTTTTCTTCCCAAATAATAGCCGTCCCAAAAACCACGGTTGTACACACTGCTGAGGCGTTCTTTCCAATCTTCGATTTTTTCGGGGGTATAAGTGCCGTTTTCGAGGGCATCTACGGCTTCTCGGTAACATTGGGTCGTGGTATAAACGTAGTCGGCAGCGCGGCCACGTCCTTCAATCTTGAGTACGCTCACGCCTGCGTCAATGATTTTGTCCAAAAAGTCGATGGTACATAAGTCCTTGGCCGACATGATGTATTCGTTGTCGATTTTGAGTTCGATGCCTTCTTCGTCAGTCACCACGTACTCACGGCGGCAGTTTTGGATGCACGCACCGCGGTTGGCCGAGGCATTGTGGGAGTGCAAACTCAAATAACATTTGCCCGAAACTGCCATACAAAGTGCTCCGTGGGCAAAAATTTCGACCTGCACCAAATTACCCGACGGCCCCGTGATTTGATTACGGTGAATCGTTTTGACGATGTCGCCCACTTGCTTGAGGGTAAGTTCACGCGCCATTACCACCACGTCGGCGTAGTCGGCGTACAGTTCTACCGTTTCGATGTTGGTAATGTTCGATTGGGTCGAAATGTGCAACTCCATCCCTTTTTTACGGCAATAATTCATCACCGCCAAATCGGAAGCAATCACGGCCGTGATGCCCGCTTCTTTGGCTTGGTCGATGATACGACGCATGAGCGAAATGTCGTGGTCGTAAATAATCGTATTGAGCGTAATGTAACTTTTGACGTTGTGTTCTTTGCAGACGCGCGCCACTTCGGGCAAGTCATCTACGGTAAAGTTATTGGTTTGGCGGGCACGCATGTTGAGCTGTTCCACGCCAAAATACACCGAATTAGCACCTGCTTTAATGCCCGCCATCATTGATTCCCACGAACCAGCAGGGGCCATTATTTCGATAGTTTGCTTTGTTGCCATTGGACAAAAATTGAAGTCGTACAAATCGGCCACAAAGGTAACTTTTTTGTCGGAACCGTTAAATAACCCGCTTCAAGGCAAACTCGGCCACCACTAGGCGTCCGTCTCGCCGTACGACAAGTTGTACCTCCTTGCCTTCTTTTTGCTGAAATGTTCGATAAATCTCTGAAAGTGTGAGGGTTTGCACAGGTTCATGGTTAACTAACATCAATTGGTCGCCTATCTGAAGTCCCGCTTGGTGGGCAGGGGAGTTTTCGGTAATACTTTCGATAAAATAGTGACGAAAATCATTTCCTTTGGCCCTAATATCGATACCGCTCATGTCATGCTCAAATTTTTCGTTTAAAAATCGACGAACAGGTTTAAGAACGATGTAGCCTTCTTCGTAATTGAACGTTACCTTAAAACGTCGTAAAAACTCCCCTCCGAGGTTTCCATGTCGTTGGGGGGAGTTGGGGGAAAGTTTCATACCCAACGAACTGCTATCAGGGAAAGTCGCTAGTACGTCATTGAGTTCATACTGACCAATTCGGACTTTGGACAGACGCCCAATGTGTCCATTGATTTCTCCTCCTAATCCTACCCCTAGTTGGGCTTTGATGACTTTCTGAGGTAGTTGGAGATGCGAGGCGGCAGTATTGAGCATCAAAGCGTGCCCCGCGCCTGTATCCAATACCACCCGAATCGGCATTTCTTGGTTATTGGAAAATACCGTGACGGCATCTAAGTAGGGTTTTGAGCGTTCGATGGTAATGGGCAATTTACTGCCTTTTTTGGGAGAATATTTATAATGTTGTGGGGTCGTTAGCGTAAGTTCACTCGTTTGGAAATCAATGGTAACCACAAATTTACTAAAAAGCTCATAGCCAAAAATACCGTGAATCTGCGTGCCTACTAACTCCGAAAGCCGTAGCACATTATCATCCATCACCACGATGGTTTGCTTCAATCCCCGCATTTGTCCCATCACAAAGGTATTACCGATGGTCACATCAGCGCTGATAGGCTGTCCCCCACCGATGCCCTCAATGGCCATTTTCCGAACCGATTTCATACCGAGTTTTTGGGCTAGTTCACTATTGGTAAGCATCATCGAACTTACCCCCGTGTCTAAAATAAATCGTAAGGTATCAGAAGCATTGATTTTGACGGGCACGACAATCAAATTGGAATGTAATTCAAACGGAATACGGGTCGTCTTTCGACCGTGCAATAGGTGAAACCCGTGAATGTCTTCTTCCTTCTTGAGAGTTATGGCCAAAGTGCTGATACTCTGCACCAACAGTACACAACAAAGCAGGCAATAAGCGATAGATTTCATGGAAAGGAGGGTTTTGGTGAACGAAAACTGGCTGTCATCTTTCCCATGAAATTACACAAAAAACAAAATCGGCGCATCCCCCCAAAATGGTGTTTTTTGGAAAAATGCCCCGTTTTTTTATCCCCCAAAAAAGGGGATTTTATATTAATTTGTCTTTGACCGCTTTTTTCAGCGCTTCTGTCTTGTTGGTGACGTGTAGTTTTTGGTAAATATTCCGAATGTGGGTTTTTACTGTTTCGACACTGATAAACAATTCGTCGGCAATCGAATGATAGGTTTTTCCTTTGGCCAACAAGGTCAATACGTCGGTTTCGCGGTCAGAAAGTGGCGAATTCAGGTTTCTTTGAAAAGACTTTACCACCAACGATGCAATCTTAGAACTCATCGGAGCACCACCAGTTAGCACTTCATCAATGGCGTTCAAAAGGCGAATGTGGTCGGTATCTTTTGTTAAATACCCCGACGCGCCCGCACACAATGCTTCAAACACAAGTTTGCTGTCTTCGTGTACGCTAATCACCAAAATGGTGGTGGAGGGGCGCTCGCGCAAAATGCGTTTGATGCCTTCAATGCCGTGCATTCCTGGCAGCTCAAGGTCAATCAAAACCAGCTCAGGCGCGTCTTTTCGCAGGTTTTTCAAGGCATCCATGCAGTTGGTGTAGGTATTTACTACCCTAAACCGCTGTTGGCTTCCGATGATGAGCGCCAAGCCATCTTTGACCGCTTCGTTGTCTTCAATGACTGTAATTTTTGTAACGTTATTCATTATACGTATTTTGTTTAGGCCCCCTTCTTTCTACCGAATTTTGGGGGAGGCTGTTTTAGTAGGAATCGTACCCGTCAGTGTGAGCGATGTTCCCGAAGGTAATCGGGGCGCAATCACGAGCGAGCAATGAATTTTTTCGGCACGTTGACGCATGTTATTAAGCCCTTTGTGATAACCATCGGTGGGAAAAACAATCCCGCAACCGTCGTCTTCCAACGAAAAAGAAACGTTTCGCCCTTGAAGGGTTGCACAAAAGTAAATATTTTGGCATTGTGCATGTTTAATACAGTTGGTTAAAGCTTCTTTAAAAATCATAATAACCTGAATACTCCAACCTGGCGGTAAGGTTACATTTTCGAGCTCAAAAGGTATGGTGGTATTGGAGTGAAACCGTATGGTGGTGTCCTGAAGAAGGTTTTCACCAAAGTCTTTGATGTACAAAACAAGCTCTTTGACAAGGTTGCTTTCGGGGTCAATCGCCCAAATAAAATCTTTGGTGTCCCGAAATAACCGCACCACATTTTTCTCAATTTCGCCCACAATTCTTTTTTCTTCGTTGCCCGTTTCTCTGCTTTCGTACCTCAATTTAAGAACACTCGATTGCATCCGAATCGCCGCAAGTCGATTCCCCAGTTCGTCGTGAAAATCTTGTGCTAACTGCACGCGAATCGCCGCTTCGGCTTCTTGTTTGAGCTTTTCATAGGCCAACACCCGCCGCGTACGGCGCTGAATATAAAACTGTTGGGCAATACCTATTGATGCTATCACCAGGCTAATCATCAAGGCAATAAACCAAGACCGCTGATAAAAAGGCGGCACAATCTCAAACGCATACACGGCCGTTTCTCCCCAGCGATTATCACCCAAGGACGCCCGAACTTTGAACTGATACTTACCTGGATTTAGGTGCGAATAGACAACACTCGTTTGCTCCGTAGGCCCTAACCACGCATCGTCCTGGCCTTCCAGTTGGTATTGGTACCTGACCAGGTTAGGATGGCTATGATTAATAGATATGAAGCTGATTTTAAGCTGATTACGCGCATGAGGAAGCGCCAAGCCGTTGGGTACGTTATACCATGTATTTTTACTTTTGGCAAATCGAACCAAGTTTGTCGTGTCAAACGGAGATTTAACTTCGGTAAAATGAACTTTGGGCAAAGTTGGTAAGCGAAATTTTGGATTTTCACGGTAATGAAAAATTCCTTTGATGGTGCCAATCCAAAAGTCACCGTTCGGGCTTACGTAAGCCGTATTGGCGTTGGTTTCACGGGCTGTAAATCCGTCGGTTTCGTTAAAGTGCCGAATAGAAGCAATGCGGAATTGCGCATCCAACGTCAAAAGGTCAATCCCCCGTTCTGTACCTATCCAAAGCCGCCCTTTTTGGTCAAAACTCGTATTATAAATAAGGTTAGAACATAACCCTTGCTTGACGGTAAAAAAGCGTTTTTGTTTGGTTTTTGGATCAAAAACAACCACGCCATCTTCAAAACTACCCAAGGCCAAGAGTCCGTCGTGGCGCTGCGCCATACTTAGTGCAGGAAATGAAGCAATTTCGTTATCGTACTGAAAGTCAGAAATTTTACCGTTGCGAACAACATTCAAACCCCTGGGCCCCGCCGTCAACAGTTCGCCCGATTGCAACAACAGTGTGCGCCTCACAAAACTACCTTTGAGCCCTTCTTTGGAATGAAAATGCTGGAACGATTTTCCATCGAATAATAAAACACCGTTTGAAGTGCTTATCCAAACGTCCTTCCCTTTGCCTGCTTGCATAAACAGCGTAACGCCTTGGGACGAGATGTATTCGTCGAGGGGAAAATATGTTACCTTATCGGCTTGCACTTTATAAACCCCTGGTCCTGACAATCCTACCCACACATTTCCTTCATTATCAACGGATAAGCAGTTAACTCTTTTGCGTTGAAGGGGTAGTGGAACGGGCAAAGGTCGGTTAGTTTGGGTATCAATAATGTCTAATCCTCCATCAAAATAGCTTACCCAGAGTTTCCCCGTGGGCGATAAAGCCAAGGACGAAATCGTGTTCCCGTGCAAGCCAGTTTGTGTGTTAAGACTCGTAAAGGCAGGGTTGGTGAACTTATACACGCCGTCGCCGTCGGTAGTAAACCAAAGATTTCCTTCACGGTCTTCGAGCAGTCCACGAACCATAAAGTTGGAAAAGCCATTGTCGGCATTAAATCGCAGGATATTTCCTTGCTGATACCGCAACGCTCCTATCGACAGCCCCATCCAAATACTACCGTCGGAGGCTTCGGTCATTTCGTGGACAATGTCGTGGCTAATAGGTGTCAGCGCCGAAGGTGTTTTTGCTTTTGTGGTAAAAACACCTTCGTCAGTACCTAGCCAAAGAAGCCCTTGATTATCAAAGAGAATACTTCGCAATACCAACGCTGGCGAAAAATTATAGCGGCGAAATAACCCTTTGGGAGTCACCTCAAAAATCTCTCCGCTGTAGGTCGAAACCATGAGTTTGCCGTCGGGTGTCACCGACATATCACTAAAAAAAGAAGGTCGGTCGGAGCTGTTTTTTTTCAAAAACCGAAGACTATCCCCCAGTAGTAAACCCAATTGACTAGCGTTACAAATGGCATAGACATTGCCTTTGGTGTCACCAATGACCGACGAAACGGTGTAGGGCTCGCGGTCGGATGTGCGTACGGGGCGGGTGCGTTGTCCATCGTAAATCGACAACCCAAAGGGGGTTCCCATGTACATGGTACCCTTGGTGTCGATTTCGAGCGATAAAATATTGTTGGCGGGCAGGTTATCTTCTTTTCGGTAGGTCGTAAAATGCAAGCCATCAAAACGCGAAAGCCCTCCCCCCCGAGTTGAAAGCCAAATATAGCCCAAGCGGTCTTGTTCGATGTCGGTGACTTGCGATTGTCCCAACCCCGAAAAGATGTCATAGTGCTGAAAATGATATACCTGCGCTACGGATGTATGTACCACCCACATGACCCAAATGGACACAAGCCATCCGCAGGTCTTTGCTCGTCTGCTTAACATTTCACGACTGTCACGTTAAAAGTGAAGTGGACAAAAATACGATAAATCCACGGAAGACCAAGAGACGTATAAAATACCTTTTGTCGTTCCGACAAACGAAAAAATATAAAAGTCAATATTTCATTAAAAGTCGTCAAAAATCCTCCACCGAGCTGTCGATACTTATTGTAATTTTGGCCATCCAACTTGGCAAGGAATACTACATAAAAAAGTTTACTATGAGCAACATTACGATTGTAGGCGGAGGCGTGAGTGGCCTTTTTTCGGCCTATTACCTCCAGCAAGCAGGCCACAAAGTCGCTATTATTGAACAAGGAAACTTCAGCGACGGCTGTTCGTTTGGCAACGCGGGCATGATTGTACCGAGCCACATCGTACCCTTGGCTCAACCTGGCATGATTTCCAAAGGGCTTCGCTGGATGCTCAAGTCAACAAGTCCATTTTACGTCAAACCAAGATTGAGCTGGGACTTAATGCGCTGGGGAATGTTGTTTTGGAAACATTCGACGGAAGAACACGTACAGCGCTCAATTCCTATTTTAAGAGACATGAGTTTGTTGAGTAAACAACTATTTCAAGAGCTTGCTGCAACCAACGAAGTAGATTTTGGGTGGCACGAGCGCGGGTTGTTGATGTTGTACAAAAACGCCGACACCGAACACGAAATGGCCGAAGAAGCCGCAATTGCCAACAAAGCAGGCATTGTAGCCGAAGTGCTCGATGGACGCCAAGTACAAAACCTCGAACCCGACGTGAAGGTGGACGTACGCGGGGGAGTCTATTACCCTGGCGATGCCCACATTACGCCTAATTTGCTCATCAAAAATTTGGTTGGTTATCTCCAAGCCAAAGGCGTCGCTTTTTACGAAAATCAAGAAGTAACAGATTTTGAGAAAAATGGAAAAAAAATAACGGCTGTCCTGACCCGTACGGGAAAATTTGAAGTGGATGAATTGGTGATAGCCGCAGGGGCATGGTCGCCCGTGTTGAGTGAAAAATTGGGTATTTCGTTGCCCCTACAAGGCGGAAAAGGCTACAGTTTTATGCTAAAAAATAAAACCAACAATATCCACGTCCCAGCCATCATGTTGGAAGCACGCGCCACAGCCACACCGATGGGCAGCGACTTGCGTTTTGCGGGGACGCTTGAAGTGGCAGGAACGGATTTGAGTATAAATATGAACCGAGTGCGGGGAATTGTGCAGGGAATCAATAATTATTATCCCGAAATTGAAGTGCAACTTCCTGAAAAAGAAAAAGTTTGGAGCGGATTACGCCCGTGTTCGCCCGACGGTATTCCGTACGTGGGTCGAGTCGAGCATTTTGATAACCTTACCCTCGCCACGGGCCACGGAATGATGGGAATTAGCCTTGGGCCTGCCACGGGGAAGCTAGTGTCGGAGATTGTGACCCATGAACCTACCAGTATGAATATGCAACCTTTTGCACCTTTACGTTTTTCTTAAAAGTAAAACCTCCCGAAAGTTTGGAACTTTCGGGAGGTTGAAGCAAATTAGTTATTTGAATGTGGCATTGATTTTTTCTTCTCCAAATAAAGCGCCCATTGCTCAGGGGTCAGAATTTTTTGGTACTTTGCCTCGCGTTCAGTCCACCACGTATCTACCAATTTACGAATATCCTGCAACTCTTGCTGCGTTGGACGTGTATTAGCGTGGGTTTTCATAAACGCCTCTTGATAGTCCATCATCCGCAAACAATAATCCAAATTCACCGTTTCGACCGAAATCTCTTGGTCTTCGTTTAATTTTAGTTTTTTCTTCATCCATTTGGTTTGGTCTTCGGCCATTTTGTCCGAAGTAAGCGCCTTTGGAGGTGGATTCGGTGTTTGAGGAAGTCGGCCACCGTAGCCTCCTCGCCCGTAGCCGCCGTAACCATACTGCGCCATTGAACTAACACTTACAAATAGCAGCGCAACGAGAAAAAAAAGCTTCATGTTCATCGTAATCGTTTTTATAAAAAGTGACTGATAAAGTACTTGTATCAATTTATTTCCAAAAATAAATCGAAAAAACAAACCCACCACATTTCTTGCGCAATTTCTCAAAATGACGTGTTTTTAAACTGCTACTGTCTTTTTTTGTACAAATCCTTGACAATCCTGCCTGACCGTCCTACATTTGTGGCATCAATTTGTACAATTCTTCGTGAAAACACAGAACTACGCCTTTTTTCGACATCGTCACTTCCACGCCTGCGGGCGAGCGTAGAACCTTTTTAGTTAAGTTTTTCACATTTTTCAATGGTCTCGTGGTTGTCTTGAAGACGAAATGGAACCTACCCCCACTGTTAAACACAAACAATTCATGTTACGTATTGCCATTCAAAAATCGGGACGTTTGAGCGACGATTCCATTAAGTTATTTAAAGAATGTGGTATCCGTTTTGAGAGCGGTTCGACGGGTAAACTCAAGTCTCTTTCGACCAATTTCCCTGCGGAGTTTCTTTTTCTTCGCGACGATGATATTCCAGGTTACGTAGAAGACGGCGTAGCTGATTTGGGCATTGTGGGCGAAAACGTACTCGTTGAGTCGAGCAAAAACGTACGTGTCGTTCACCAATTAGGCTTCTCAAAATGCCGCCTTTCGTTGGCGATTCCGCGCAGTACGCAGTGGAACGGTGTGCAAGACCTTCAGGGACGCGGTATTGCGACTTCTTATCCACGGATTTTAGGAAATTATCTCCAAGAACACGGCGTAGAAGCCGAAATCCACGAAATCAGTGGCTCAGTCGAAATCGCGCCAAGTATCGGTTTGGCCGATGCCGTGTGCGATATTGTTAGCTCAGGCAGCACATTGTTGAGCAATGGTTTGAAAGAGGTAGAAGTAATTTTCAAATCAGAGGCTGTTCTAATTGGAAGCAATCAATTATCGAACGAAAAACAAGTAATTTTGGAGAGCCTCCTGTTCCGAATTAATGCCGTCCAAGCAGCACAAAGCAACAAATACATCGTACTTAATAGTCCTGTCGAAGCCATTGACCAAATTGCGGCTTTGCTTCCAGGCATGAAAGCCCCCACCGTAGTACCTTTGAAAACGGAAGGATGGGTGTCGTTGCATTCGGTGATCAATGAAAACGATTTTTGGACCAACATCGTCAAAATCCGCGAAGCAGGCGCCGAGGGAATCTTGGTTATTCCGATTGAAAAGATGGTTTACTAACAAGTTTCAAAACGAGTTATCTGTCACTATGCAAATTATTCCTTTTCCTAAAAAATCAGACTGGCCTGCTTTATTGGCACGACCAACGCAAAGTATTGCCAATATCGAGCAAGCTGTAGCGCCTATTTTGGAGAAAGTCCGTACCGAGGGCGACGCTGCCATTCGTGCATTGACGTTACAGTTTGATAAAATTAAACTTGGGGAAATTGCCATGCCCCAAGCCACCATCGACGCTGCCGAAGCGGCGCTTTCGGAGGAACTAAAAGCGGCAATTCGCCAAGCATACCAAAACATCCGTACCTTTCACGAGGCGCAATACCAACCCGTACAGAAAATCGAGACGATGCCTGGGGTGACGTGTTGGCGTAAAAGTGTCGGAATTGACAAGGTAGGTTTGTA contains:
- a CDS encoding FAD-binding oxidoreductase is translated as MSNITIVGGGVSGLFSAYYLQQAGHKVAIIEQGNFSDGCSFGNAGMIVPSHIVPLAQPGMISKGLRWMLKSTSPFYVKPRLSWDLMRWGMLFWKHSTEEHVQRSIPILRDMSLLSKQLFQELAATNEVDFGWHERGLLMLYKNADTEHEMAEEAAIANKAGIVAEVLDGRQVQNLEPDVKVDVRGGVYYPGDAHITPNLLIKNLVGYLQAKGVAFYENQEVTDFEKNGKKITAVLTRTGKFEVDELVIAAGAWSPVLSEKLGISLPLQGGKGYSFMLKNKTNNIHVPAIMLEARATATPMGSDLRFAGTLEVAGTDLSINMNRVRGIVQGINNYYPEIEVQLPEKEKVWSGLRPCSPDGIPYVGRVEHFDNLTLATGHGMMGISLGPATGKLVSEIVTHEPTSMNMQPFAPLRFS
- a CDS encoding peptidase U32 family protein, with translation MATKQTIEIMAPAGSWESMMAGIKAGANSVYFGVEQLNMRARQTNNFTVDDLPEVARVCKEHNVKSYITLNTIIYDHDISLMRRIIDQAKEAGITAVIASDLAVMNYCRKKGMELHISTQSNITNIETVELYADYADVVVMARELTLKQVGDIVKTIHRNQITGPSGNLVQVEIFAHGALCMAVSGKCYLSLHSHNASANRGACIQNCRREYVVTDEEGIELKIDNEYIMSAKDLCTIDFLDKIIDAGVSVLKIEGRGRAADYVYTTTQCYREAVDALENGTYTPEKIEDWKERLSSVYNRGFWDGYYLGRKMGEWSNQYGSVATQKKLYIGKGIKYFERVGVGEFVLESHDVKVGDKLIVTGPTTGYVETTVEEIRLDSGASVDKAMKGNTVAIRIPEKIRPSDKLYKVVSSDV
- a CDS encoding aspartyl protease family protein, whose product is MKSIAYCLLCCVLLVQSISTLAITLKKEEDIHGFHLLHGRKTTRIPFELHSNLIVVPVKINASDTLRFILDTGVSSMMLTNSELAQKLGMKSVRKMAIEGIGGGQPISADVTIGNTFVMGQMRGLKQTIVVMDDNVLRLSELVGTQIHGIFGYELFSKFVVTIDFQTSELTLTTPQHYKYSPKKGSKLPITIERSKPYLDAVTVFSNNQEMPIRVVLDTGAGHALMLNTAASHLQLPQKVIKAQLGVGLGGEINGHIGRLSKVRIGQYELNDVLATFPDSSSLGMKLSPNSPQRHGNLGGEFLRRFKVTFNYEEGYIVLKPVRRFLNEKFEHDMSGIDIRAKGNDFRHYFIESITENSPAHQAGLQIGDQLMLVNHEPVQTLTLSEIYRTFQQKEGKEVQLVVRRDGRLVVAEFALKRVI
- the hisG gene encoding ATP phosphoribosyltransferase, whose translation is MLRIAIQKSGRLSDDSIKLFKECGIRFESGSTGKLKSLSTNFPAEFLFLRDDDIPGYVEDGVADLGIVGENVLVESSKNVRVVHQLGFSKCRLSLAIPRSTQWNGVQDLQGRGIATSYPRILGNYLQEHGVEAEIHEISGSVEIAPSIGLADAVCDIVSSGSTLLSNGLKEVEVIFKSEAVLIGSNQLSNEKQVILESLLFRINAVQAAQSNKYIVLNSPVEAIDQIAALLPGMKAPTVVPLKTEGWVSLHSVINENDFWTNIVKIREAGAEGILVIPIEKMVY
- a CDS encoding sensor histidine kinase, encoding MLSRRAKTCGWLVSIWVMWVVHTSVAQVYHFQHYDIFSGLGQSQVTDIEQDRLGYIWLSTRGGGLSRFDGLHFTTYRKEDNLPANNILSLEIDTKGTMYMGTPFGLSIYDGQRTRPVRTSDREPYTVSSVIGDTKGNVYAICNASQLGLLLGDSLRFLKKNSSDRPSFFSDMSVTPDGKLMVSTYSGEIFEVTPKGLFRRYNFSPALVLRSILFDNQGLLWLGTDEGVFTTKAKTPSALTPISHDIVHEMTEASDGSIWMGLSIGALRYQQGNILRFNADNGFSNFMVRGLLEDREGNLWFTTDGDGVYKFTNPAFTSLNTQTGLHGNTISSLALSPTGKLWVSYFDGGLDIIDTQTNRPLPVPLPLQRKRVNCLSVDNEGNVWVGLSGPGVYKVQADKVTYFPLDEYISSQGVTLFMQAGKGKDVWISTSNGVLLFDGKSFQHFHSKEGLKGSFVRRTLLLQSGELLTAGPRGLNVVRNGKISDFQYDNEIASFPALSMAQRHDGLLALGSFEDGVVVFDPKTKQKRFFTVKQGLCSNLIYNTSFDQKGRLWIGTERGIDLLTLDAQFRIASIRHFNETDGFTARETNANTAYVSPNGDFWIGTIKGIFHYRENPKFRLPTLPKVHFTEVKSPFDTTNLVRFAKSKNTWYNVPNGLALPHARNQLKISFISINHSHPNLVRYQYQLEGQDDAWLGPTEQTSVVYSHLNPGKYQFKVRASLGDNRWGETAVYAFEIVPPFYQRSWFIALMISLVIASIGIAQQFYIQRRTRRVLAYEKLKQEAEAAIRVQLAQDFHDELGNRLAAIRMQSSVLKLRYESRETGNEEKRIVGEIEKNVVRLFRDTKDFIWAIDPESNLVKELVLYIKDFGENLLQDTTIRFHSNTTIPFELENVTLPPGWSIQVIMIFKEALTNCIKHAQCQNIYFCATLQGRNVSFSLEDDGCGIVFPTDGYHKGLNNMRQRAEKIHCSLVIAPRLPSGTSLTLTGTIPTKTASPKIR
- a CDS encoding response regulator transcription factor — its product is MNNVTKITVIEDNEAVKDGLALIIGSQQRFRVVNTYTNCMDALKNLRKDAPELVLIDLELPGMHGIEGIKRILRERPSTTILVISVHEDSKLVFEALCAGASGYLTKDTDHIRLLNAIDEVLTGGAPMSSKIASLVVKSFQRNLNSPLSDRETDVLTLLAKGKTYHSIADELFISVETVKTHIRNIYQKLHVTNKTEALKKAVKDKLI